A region of the Oncorhynchus clarkii lewisi isolate Uvic-CL-2024 chromosome 4, UVic_Ocla_1.0, whole genome shotgun sequence genome:
AAACTACAGGAATGTAATTCAGTTGAATAATGGATAATTGGAGTGCTGTGGATACCAGTATCCCTGTAAGCCTCCCAGGCCCAAGGTTAAGAAATTGTAGATGATTAATATTACACTGTATTGAATTACACCCTCTAAACATATTCCacggagaacaagagagagagatggatctggTACCACATCCATGGACACCACTTTGAGAACCCCTGTCCTATGGTGTCTCATGGGGGAAAAACATCAGTAACTGCCACATTGAACCACACCCGAGACTGCATTGTTTTTTCTCGTAATGAACAACAGAGATCAGTCACTCTTTTAAGACCCAGCAATATGACCTGACCATAGGCCGCAAAAGCAATCAAAGATCTTACTAAGAGAGAAGCAAGAGGCTGAAGGAGATTAGCCTCGTACCTTGTCCTCTCTTTGTGTGTCGGAAGTCACCTGGCTTTGGTAACATTTGCGCTGTACTTCCAACACTTTTTTTGTGACAACTACATTCCCTACCCCTTCTCCAGGTGGTGAATGAGGACGAGCACAGCCAGAACCATGGTGGCAACCAGAGCCAGAGCTCCCCCAGAAGGGTGCGCTCAGAGACCATGTTCCTGGACCGGGCGGCCCCCCTGCTCCGGAGGATGAGACACAGCCAGAGCCTGGCCTTCGAGAAGAGACTGGCTCCCGAACCCAAGCCCACCATCGAACGCTTCCTTGATGCCTAGTCAGTACCTTTTACCATTCATTTACAGTAGTTTTAATAGTTTATATTGTTCTACAGTGTACAATAGGACAGTGGTTCTCAAACCCCTCCGGGGGGGGGCAGACATTTCACAATTTTGTTTTAGTCTTGAACTACAAGACCTGATTCAGTactcaagggcttgatgattagttgaatcattgtgctagctctggaatagAACAAATACTGCTGGGGGTCCCGGAGGAGATGTTTGAGAACCACTGCACTAGGCACAAGGCAGAGGGACTTGTATTCATTTAGTCCTTAAACTACTGTATGCAGGGTTTTGTTTCAACCAACCTTGAATTTGTTGGACTGTTCTTTGGCtagtccagggggtgtacttgtacgtcaagctgcctcatgctacaggAACTGAGGATAAGCTCCTGCTTCTAGCTTGCACAAGCCAAGGCTCATGCAAGGCAACTTGCTTAATTCATCTCACTTGTTGGAATGTTCATTAGCTAGTTATGCAGATTttacaaatacataaaaaaaataaaataaaaaaatccattaGTCAAATTTTAAATATTTATTAAGCAATTACTCATGTCAAATCCCCATTTTCTTTTATATTTCCAGTCTGGGGAGTCAGCATCCACAGGAGCGAGAAATCACAATCCCCGAAAGCGGCGGGGGGCGGGGTGAGCAGGTTGGCACCCCCTGTGACGAGGACCAGGCGACAGAGACTCCCGACCAGGAGGAGGGGGCTGGTGCCCTGAACCTCAGTTCTGTTCCCCAGGAGGGAAACTCCCAGGATTGGTTGATGCTGGATCAGGGGGGAGGCAGCAGGGCCTCGGGGGCAGCCAAGCCTCCAGGAGACTATGCTCTGGATGGGAATAAACTAGAGGTGCATTCAGAGGCTGAGGTCCAGGACCACCAGCCTCCCTCAGCCCCGAGCAgccctgtcctgtcccacatggcCCTGCCCTGTACCTGGTTACTGGGCGGCAGGAGGCTGCCTGGGATGCTAGGCCACATGGGCCGAGCCCAGATGGAGCAGGTGAGTGCGAGCAAGGCTTTGGCAGAATGAGAATTGctcacacatatacatacagttcTATTCTGGGCATTAAAAtgtcactttttcaaaatgtcCTGCTGAAGTATGGCCCTGACGGTGTAGTTATAACCATTATGAAGGAAATGTTTCTTACTCCACTGCAGTACAGGTTAACTTTTGAAGAACTGTACACACGCCAGATATTCACTGACATGAACAGAGATCTGTACCTctcgcttttatccaaagcgacttacttAAAGTGCGCTCATCTTAAGAtcgctaggtgagacaaccacatatcacggTCGTAGTAGGTCCATCTTTCCTCGATACAGAAGTTATTAGCAACGTCACTGCTAGTAGTAAAAGACAAGTGcaatttttgttttttattggGAGGATAGAATAAGACTGAGATGTCTTATTTAATATACTgttttgaagaggtagggtttcaggcGTTTTcagcagggactctgctgtccgagCTCTACTTGTGCCTCCTCACCACCTCTAATGTCCATCTACCATTAATCTCTGGTCTGCCTCTCCACAGTCTGCCAACCCTGTACCACAGTCCCCTGTGATGGAGAAGAGTGAAGCCATACCACTAGAGGCTCTGTCAACCAAACCCAATGACCCCCAAGAGGTCAAGGTCGACGAGCTGGAGATTGTCGAATCAGCCCCCAGCCCTGTGCCAAGCCTCATCCCAGCCCACCTCGCAAACGACAAAGACCCAGAGAGCGACTCGGGCCTCCCCGACCGTTCCTCCGAACCCAACCAACACCCTCAGATGGAGAAAGCCGGAAGTGCCGCGGAGAGCACCggcaccttctcctcctcccctcccccacccACCTTGGTCCTGCTGCGAAGAGAATCCCCCTCCTCGCCCAGATTGAGCCGCATCCCCATACGAGATCCAACCACCGTCCCGGATTCCCCCACCATGGACCGCCGCCACCGCTGGAGCAGCCCCGTGCCTGGCTCGCCCTCCCACTCGCCCTCTCCATCGCTCTCCTGCGACAACCTGCTGCCCTGTGGCGTCCGGGAGAGGTTCCTTTCCTGCTCAGACCGCGGCTCACGCTCCGACTGGCTGGGGGAAGACCGtgactccctctcgctctcctcctcggGCAGCAGGAGTAAAATCCCTCGGCCCATCATTCCCCCTCTTCCAGGGCTCGAGCAGCAGCAGCTCTCCTCCTCCGGCAGGTTCCTGCCTCGTCCGCCTCCCGGGAAACCGCCTACCCGCCCAGCTGTAGACAACAGGTATGAAGAACATGGTATTATGGCACAGCACTGGGCCACGTTTAATAGAAAACTTTATGGagtgttgcagatagaaatgtaatgaatgaaACTGATGTACTTTCTTATTCGACAGCTATTCAATCTGAAGCATGTTTACTCTACATTATATATGTATCTGAACATTCCACAACGTTGTGCCCTGCCAAACGCAAGACTAGTAGGCTGTGATAGTACGGGTTGCATCCCACATCACTGATGATAGACAATTTTTTCTGTGTGGATTGGTTTAGGAACTTATCGGTGCAAATCAGAATGTATAGGCATGAGTGTCTGAATAATACATTATAGTTGCAGAATTGTTTGTTTTAAAATCCAACCCCTTCTGTTCTCTGCCCCAGTAGGCGCCGGCGTTTCCGGGTGCGTGCCAGCAGCACCAGCGACGCCGACTTCCTTGCCAATCTGACCCAACTGATGAAGGACCGCGGCGGTGCACTTTTCAGTCCGGCGCCACACCCCCGcagctcttcctcctctctacaGCGCTCACTCAGCTCCTCCCCCTCACGTCACGAGCTCCGCGAGGGGGGAGGGGTCTTCCTGGGGCGTAGCCGCTCTCCGTCCAGCTTCTCGGGGTCCCCTCCCCCTCCATGGTACCCCCAGGACAGGCTTAGTGGGCGGCAGGGGATCCCGTGGGGCGCAGGGCCCGGTGCCAGAGGGAGGGGCCCTAGCCACGAGGGCAGAGGCAGCGGCAAAGTGAGCCGATAAGTGGACAGAATGGGTATCAGTGTGTTGTTCAGAAGGGCACACTGTTGTAAGACATTTTGCACCAATAAACCCGAATCGAGCGTTTCTAATTGGACACATTCAGCCAGGGCCTTGTCAGCTCATTAGGCGGCCACCTATGGTGGCAGATTGACACGGGTGGCATTTTCTGGGCTAAACTGAACAAGATGCAGACCCAACAACACAACCTCAAATAAATCTGCCCCAAAAAAATGACAgtttctctcaaccagtggcatgtgggctttttaggtgagcgctgatgccgccctgtgataagcagttcccactttgtcaaaggcaggggCACAAACATGTTGCTTGTCCATTCCCAGAGGCGCGCTGTGCGCTCCACCAACGTTCTGTTAAGAAAATGATCTAACATAAATCATGTAGCAGATATAGCCAGCGTAAAAACACAATTCACAATAATTACAGCAAAATGTCAAGAAAACTGTATGCTTATTACACCACTTTATAATTACCGCATGACAAATTAGCGAATGGACTTGAAAACGGGTGATATAGCCTACAGTCAAATGTGATGTGGTTCGACGAGAACATTGACATTTTGCCAAGGCAGAGACGTGGCGACATGACAATAGCCAAATTTGTCATTTCACTTTTTGGTGTTTAACGtttaacagatgtctctttccattcaccacGGCTTGGAGTCTGTTAATATGGTGCGAGTGGATGAACGTGCACTGCTAGCCTATGACGGAGGCCTTTTGAAGTGATTGTTTAACAAGTAGATGAAAACATTTTGACGGGTTGTTTTTATGCCACAGTATAAGATAATGCATTTTAAAAGTGAAATAACAGGTCTTTGCGACTAGGCCCACTGAGATCCTATTGAATTAATAGGGACTCTATATATCATTCTATGATTAGGCCCTTTGAAAAATGCTGGTGCACGCGGTTGGTCCCATACCGGGAGGAATTTAATTATACTTTCACCCCTGAATATAGCatatggtagaaagagtatgtggccttttctgtagcctacaggctggagataaaaagtatgacaatgtaatgagaCGGACACTTTTTTTCACATCATACAGGTTTCTCCAATCAAATAGCCTAATCTAAATTGCGTTGACATGtcctaaaaacaggacaggtcaaagtAAAATGGACAATATGAAATGGATAATCAGGCTAGTCACAACTGCTGTCCAGATGTTTCACCCCGTGGGCAAAATGTTCATGATCagtggttacatttttttttacatgctgATTATAGCGAAAAAAAGAAAGTACTTCTGTATTTCCCGctgtgtaaacacattgcaaataggcTCAGGATAACTCCTGATGAAGTTGtgtagctgatattcagagctgaaatagccaaattgactagtcacaggaatcaggactaatCAAGCCAATGCAACGCCTGTTTTACAAACGGTGGGTCTTCCACATGGTtgggcattcataaaattcctTTGCAGACCAACACAGTAGGCTTCACCCTAGTAAGCATGGGCCGACGTCTCCTGGATGTCTTTTTTTTGGTCCTGTCCGGACCTGCCGTCTTTTATTGGTATTTTACAAACGGTAGGCCTACTACATagatgggcattcataaaattcTAATTAGGCGACACTGTAGGCTACACCTCAGTAAGCACAGATCGATGCCGTCGCCTTTTGGATgcctttttttttggggggggggggggggggtcctgtctGGATTGGCCTTGATTTCCACGTCCACGGATGTTGGTTTTTAGTCCGGTCCAGACCAAATCATACACATCTATATTTGGTTCAGACCGTCTTTCATTTGCCTCGCCTAGGGTGACAGAACAGTCAGGACCAGCCCTGCTTTCAGCAGGTACATCTATGTTTCGTCCCCACTGCACACGGCCCTATGGTTACTCAGACTGTAATAATGTATGTACAGAGAACGTACTGCATCGGATCCAATCTTCAACTTTGACAGCATGTGTACATATATatgatctactactgtactccaGGGAATGTAATGTAAAATGTATGATAGAATGTATCTATTTATTTGATGTGTCTCGAAAAATGTACTTGAAAAATGTAGCTTGATTCCAGCATCGGAACATCAGATTTCCGAAAAACATTGAGATGGTCTACTCTTTCTCCCTGACCCCAGTCCTGGGTTCTTAacactatgtatgtatgtatgtatgtatgccatGAGACCAAAAAGATCTGTACTGTATCATATGAGGGATCTGAAGGAGGTCGccttgtatatacagttgaagtcggaagtttacatacacttaggttggagtcattaaaactcgtttttcaaccactccacaaatgtcttgctaacaaactacagttttggcaagtcagttaggacatctactttgtgaatgacacaagtcattttacagacatattatttcacttataattcactgtatcacaattctagtgggtcagaagtttacatacacttagttgactgcctttaaacagcttggaaaataccagaaaattatgtcatggctttagaagcttctgattgacatcatttgagtcaattggaggtgtacctgtggatgtatttcaaggcctaccttcaaactcagtgcctctttgcttgacatcatgggaaaatcagaagaaataaGCCAACAGCCATCaacctcaggaaaaaaaaatggtagacctccacaagtctggttcatccttgggagcaatttccaaatgcctgaaggtaccacgttcatctgtacaaacaacagtgcgcaagtataaacaccatgggaccacacagccatcattcCGCTCAGGATGTAGAATCGttgtgtctcctagagatgaacatacttttgtgtgaaaagtgcaaatcaatcccagaacaacagcaaaggaccttgtgaagatgctggaggaaacaggtccaaAAGTATCTATCTCCACAGAGTCCTataacataacctgaaaggccgctcagcaaaaagaagccactgctccaaaaccgccataatagccagactatggtttgcaactgcacatggggacaaagatcatactttccTGAcctgggtctttcaaatggacaatgaccccaagcatacttccaaagttgtggcaaaatggcttaaggacaacaaagtcaaggtattggagtggccatcacaaagccctgatctcactcctatagaacatttgtgggcagagctgaaaaaccgtgtgcgagcaaggaggcctacaaacctgactcagttacaccagctctgtcaggaggaatgggcctaaattcacccaacttattgtggaaggctacccgaaatgtttgactcaagttaaacaatttaatggcaatgataccagatactaattgagtgtatgtaaacttctgacccactgggaatgtgatgaaagaaataaaagctgaactaaatcattctctctactattattctgacatttcacattcttaaaataaagtggtgatcctaactgacctaagacagggattttttactaggattaaatgtcagtcattgtgaaaaactgtttaaatgtgtttggctaaggtgtatgtaaacttccgacttcaactgtatgtaccgtTTAAAAAATATAAGAATTGTATAGAGAGCACTTCAGTGCTGTTCATTCAAACTAAACGTTAATCTTATTGCACCAACTTATCAGCATTCATTTGTAATAACCAGTGCATGTAGTCCCATCTAAACGCCATATCTCCTTTCCCTAAAACTACTAGatgaaacatgtatttatttcaaGCTATTTAAAAGATCTCACTCACTCTGGCGTATTCACAATGTAATTCTGTCATTTTATTGTGAGAAAATCTCTTATTTTAGGTGATGTGGAGGTGTCACCATGTTggaatgtaaaaaaatgtaattaaaaaaagcACTCATACTGAATTAATGTAACAAGTGCATGGATATCATTGCAAATATATgtgtgtttaaaatatatatatataacatttgtaGGGTCCGCTAAAacaaatctgtatttttttaataaacGGGTCCcgattttaaatacatttatcaTGCAGACCAGCAAAATTGGAGTCTATTTGTATCTGCCCTCCTGAAAAACTGATATAATGATTGCAGAAAATCAAATAAAGTGTACATTTGGTGAACTAGTGAACTATATGAAATGAATGTTCAACGTAGTAGGCTACCTACCCTTTTGTCTTTATTAATATTCATATAAAAACTATGCTGTCAAAGCTATTTAATTAAACAAATGTGATCTGTAACAGTTGTTTCTCCTGAGCAGCAGTCTGTTCTGAACCAATAAGGGTTCTAAGCCCTAAAACGTGTATTTGTCTGGAAACCTAGGCCCTGTCCCCAAACGACCCCTAGCCCCCAAAACCTCAAAGTTGATGTATATCCGTAGGTAAATGCAATATGGTAGAAGCTCCTCCTTGCCTTCTGATTGGCCTAGATTAATCTCTTATGGGGGGTAGGGGCTTGGGGTTGTTACAAAGTGAACTGAGCTGTACAGTCCAATTCTAGTAGACTATTATGTCTGTGGTCAATAAGGAGTAACATGTTCTATGTTATGTAGACTTTGCTTACACATACTGCTGATGATAAGTCTATGGTAAAGAATGAGCTCTGTGCTCTATAAGTGAAATGTTGGGCAGAGTCAATAAATAGCAATGCTTGGTTTTGGGTTTGATACAGTGTGTGTTCTAAAATAATGGTGCATCTCTCTGCCATGGGACTTATGGTTCAAGTTGAGCGCGCAGTTCTTGATTGTTTACGCCTGGTCGTCTGTCTATCATTGTCGTCTGAGTTCTAGAAGAGGGGCCGTTTTCCTGGGATCACCTGGCAGCACACTGATGGAGTCCTCCGCCTTCCCACACAGCCATCGTGTACTCCTGGAGTGGACAGAGGACCATGACGTTACCTTCAGGAGAGAAGTCACAGGGAATAGCCAATGCAGCTATGAGGTATTTACCATAGTAACCCCCACCATGGACCAATGTCATTATTTATAGTTGGATCATTCCACCAATTTGGTGCCTTTGAGAAGTTTAACTTGGTTAACAAAAAAAAGGGACATTCACTTAATTTTAACATTCTTTCATAAAGAACCACATGTTCAATTGCATAAAAAACACGTTTTCCCATCTCGATGTTATATTTTAAAAACTTACTACAAAACTTACTTCCacttgaattcaatcactttttgaaaGCACCCCTTTTCATTTGAACTAAACCTTCGATACATATTTGCCCTTTGTAGAAGTGCTCAGAAAGTGGCTTTTTGGACCTGATCGCCAACACATTCAAGTTGACCCGTTTTGCATATCCcaccagattttttttatttttaattaaattgactttcttctttctttttttttttaaccttaaaCATcattctaaaaacattttttcatatttgcatatgttgtagcttagaccctatttTACGTCATCTGAGGTTTTGTGTTGTGCCtgccatcggttgagacacaacatgctcttgaatacagagtgggtgtcatgttttggctgaAAGATGTagtcaaattcaaataaaatagaaATGTCAACTTTTAAATGTTACTGCAAAGACTGTTGGAGGTCCACGCCATATAGAATGACaaaggcctctagtggccaaaaggctgTATTAGCATGGACAGCTCCATAGAGGGCtaccaccattttaatgtagtcaactgggtgggatttacaacttcattggctgatccctcctggtgacactgttggagtcatgtccaaccaggtcatcaggagggctcagccaaacatgaagaagaaaatgtactacttaAATGGAGATGGCGCTGCCAATGTGGTCACAGATCCTAtgatggcacagatacaaagatgagtcctctatctccATGGTCTACACATCAGAAAATGTTTTGAATGTGAATATCTGTTTTAAATTATACTGTCAATCCTCCataggaaacctattgaaatcataTAAATAAACATAATAGAATAGATAGACATTTAAGTTGACATTTGACA
Encoded here:
- the LOC139406955 gene encoding tau-tubulin kinase 2-like isoform X2 encodes the protein MSGAVEQAADILSVTDLVRERWRVVKKIGGGGFGEIYEVLDQLSQVNVALKVESAQQPKQVLKMEVAVLKKLQGKDHVCRFVGCGRNDRFNYVVMELQGRNLADLRRTMSRGTFTVSTTLRLGRQMLEAIESIHSVGFLHRDIKPSNFAMGRLASTCRCCYMLDFGLARQFTNSCQEVRPPRPVAGFRGTVRYASVNAHKNKEMGRHDDLWSLFYMLVEFTVGQLPWRKVKDKEQVGNLKETYDNRLMLKHLPSEFSAFLDHILTLDYFTKPDYQLLISVFENAMKSHNVLENDPYDWERCDSEDMLTITGSATTAQQLTRLTPAYIGMANASVLPAELQRENTEDVLQGERLSDADNCPPIPAQHQRAAQGVDVWEEMDRNRNCNHAAAQQQQQPLIRKVVNEDEHSQNHGGNQSQSSPRRVRSETMFLDRAAPLLRRMRHSQSLAFEKRLAPEPKPTIERFLDAYLGSQHPQEREITIPESGGGRGEQVGTPCDEDQATETPDQEEGAGALNLSSVPQEGNSQDWLMLDQGGGSRASGAAKPPGDYALDGNKLEVHSEAEVQDHQPPSAPSSPVLSHMALPCTWLLGGRRLPGMLGHMGRAQMEQSANPVPQSPVMEKSEAIPLEALSTKPNDPQEVKVDELEIVESAPSPVPSLIPAHLANDKDPESDSGLPDRSSEPNQHPQMEKAGSAAESTGTFSSSPPPPTLVLLRRESPSSPRLSRIPIRDPTTVPDSPTMDRRHRWSSPVPGSPSHSPSPSLSCDNLLPCGVRERFLSCSDRGSRSDWLGEDRDSLSLSSSGSRSKIPRPIIPPLPGLEQQQLSSSGRFLPRPPPGKPPTRPAVDNRRRRFRVRASSTSDADFLANLTQLMKDRGGALFSPAPHPRSSSSSLQRSLSSSPSRHELREGGGVFLGRSRSPSSFSGSPPPPWYPQDRLSGRQGIPWGAGPGARGRGPSHEGRGSGKVSR
- the LOC139406955 gene encoding tau-tubulin kinase 2-like isoform X1, which codes for MSGAVEQAADILSVTDLVRERWRVVKKIGGGGFGEIYEVLDQLSQVNVALKVESAQQPKQVLKMEVAVLKKLQGKDHVCRFVGCGRNDRFNYVVMELQGRNLADLRRTMSRGTFTVSTTLRLGRQMLEAIESIHSVGFLHRDIKPSNFAMGRLASTCRCCYMLDFGLARQFTNSCQEVRPPRPVAGFRGTVRYASVNAHKNKEMGRHDDLWSLFYMLVEFTVGQLPWRKVKDKEQVGNLKETYDNRLMLKHLPSEFSAFLDHILTLDYFTKPDYQLLISVFENAMKSHNVLENDPYDWERCDSEDMLTITGSATTAQQLTRLTPAYIGMANASVLPAELQRENTEDVLQGERLSDADNCPPIPAQHQRAAQGVDVWEEMDRNRNCNHAAAQQQQQPLIRKVVNEDEHSQNHGGNQSQSSPRRVRSETMFLDRAAPLLRRMRHSQSLAFEKRLAPEPKPTIERFLDAYLGSQHPQEREITIPESGGGRGEQVGTPCDEDQATETPDQEEGAGALNLSSVPQEGNSQDWLMLDQGGGSRASGAAKPPGDYALDGNKLEVHSEAEVQDHQPPSAPSSPVLSHMALPCTWLLGGRRLPGMLGHMGRAQMEQSANPVPQSPVMEKSEAIPLEALSTKPNDPQEVKVDELEIVESAPSPVPSLIPAHLANDKDPESDSGLPDRSSEPNQHPQMEKAGSAAESTGTFSSSPPPPTLVLLRRESPSSPRLSRIPIRDPTTVPDSPTMDRRHRWSSPVPGSPSHSPSPSLSCDNLLPCGVRERFLSCSDRGSRSDWLGEDRDSLSLSSSGSRSKIPRPIIPPLPGLEQQQLSSSGRFLPRPPPGKPPTRPAVDNSRRRRFRVRASSTSDADFLANLTQLMKDRGGALFSPAPHPRSSSSSLQRSLSSSPSRHELREGGGVFLGRSRSPSSFSGSPPPPWYPQDRLSGRQGIPWGAGPGARGRGPSHEGRGSGKVSR